GCCACCCCATAACCGAGATGCTTTGCAGGtcacctctctctttctctgctaTATAAAACATAGTTTTGAGACACCAAAATTTTCTACTGACGACTTACATATAATGTAAGGGTTCTGAACCACAAAATAATCTAAACTTTGAATGtctgtgcatatatatatatatatacatacacttgCAGTTCTGGCACTTCGGCCGGCGAGCCGAAGATGATGCCGTCGATTGCCGAGGATCTCGACCGCCGGACCTTTCTGTACAATCTCATCATGCCCATCATGAACCAGTAAGATATGATGCTTGCTTGTTTTGTTCCGGTTCACCTTGTGTTTTCTGGACGTGTTaaattattcttcttgctttattgATTTTCCTGGAAAACTGATCATTCTTGATGTAGATATATGTAAATCTACTTTTAGGGTTTCCACTTTACCCACACACACAAACTTGTTGAGAGAGCTAGCTAGGGTGATTTACACCAACTTGTGTGGGGGGTGCTTGTATTATCCACTTTGAGTGGAAAAATGCATCACCATCCAAATTCTAATATATAGCACATCAACCAGACAAGAATGATCAAGTAGTTGATGTCACCAAGAATAATATTGGGGGcaaattatacatatattgttTATCTTAAAAGATCACATGGGATTGATCAGGTTTGagcttctttctttccttcgtTGTTCCAATGATCATAGAAAGTACCACGTCGGGTACCCGATCGTGGTACCTACCCCACAAAAGCACCCTTCTCCCTTGAAAGTAAAATAGtttcttttccaattttgtaattaagtATCACTAAAATAATGtgaagataatatttttacaattatgAAATTAACATAGTGTGTgcgggtgtgtgtgtgtgtgcattttaataaaatttctatttgtaaatcattttcTTCCATGAAGGCAGGCTTGTGCTCTAGCTAGCTAAGCTCAAGTTCATTAGGGTTATTAACtttatgagaaaatattgtcaacacacacacacacacacacacataattatatataataacgTTCATGTACTTTGTcattttgggtttatttttcaCGTACATTAATTTCCACTCATTATGCATTAGGAAACCCTTTTGAACATTTGAAAGATGGACGTACGTGGTCAAGGATGAGCCTTTTTCAAGAGAAAATTCTAAGACGATTAATCTAGTTGCCTTGAATTGAAACCCATATATAAAATCTTGTAGCCCCATGTATAATGTAATAATTTTGGCCATGAAACTTTCTCATTGATTGATTCATAAGATATGGACTAGCAGACCACATTGTGATTAATCCAGGTACATCAGTGGACTGGACGAGGGCAAGGCCATGTTCCTCTACTTTGTGAAATCTGAAATGTCAACTCCTTGTGGGTTGCCAGCTCGAACCGTTCTCACCAGCTACTACAAGAGCAAGCACTTCAAGTGCCGATCACGCGACCCTTTCAACGACTTCACGAGCCCCGACCAGGCCATCCTGTCCAGCGACAGCAAGCAGAGCATGTACTGCCAACTGCTCGCGGGCCTCCTCCACCGTCGCCAAGTCCTCCGCCTCGGCGCCGTTTTCGCCTCCGCCTTCCTTCGAGCCATCTCCTTCCTTGAAGACAACTGGCCAGACTTATGCCAGGACATCCGAACGGGACAACTAAACCCTAGCATCACCGACGCCGAGTGCCGGTCAGCCATGTCGGTCGTGCTTTCGGCGCCAGACCCGGAACTCGCTGGCGAGATAGAGGCCATCTGCGGGCAATCATCGTGGAAGGGGATAGTTTGCCGGCTTTGGCCCAAGGCTAAGTACATTGAAGCGGTGGTGACGGGCACGATGGCACAGTACATTCCGTCGCTGGAATACTACACCAACGGGGAATTGCCGTTAGTTTGTACGATGTACGCTTCGTCTGAGTGTTACTTCGGCGTGAATCTGAAACCTTTATGTGAGCCTTCTGAGGTTGTGTTTACCCTCTTGCCGAACATGGGTTACTTCGAGTTCATACCTCTGGGAGAAAATGGGACATTGTTCATGGATCTGGATGAAGAAGACGAAGTGCCCAAAGATAAGCTTGTCGACTTGGTGGAGGTCCGGCTTGGCTGCTATTATGAGCTCGTGGTTACTACATTTGCCGGTAACTATGGtttctaagtttttttttttttatattagcTTATGGTGATGAATTCTCTTTCTAACATAAAAACTGGGTAGTTGGGATGATCGATGTTAATTGTTTCCCTTTTGTGGCATCACGCGCGAGCTAGGACTATATAGATATCGGATAGGAGATGTTCTCCAAGTGACCGGATTCCACCACCGAGCCCCACAGTTTCGGTTCATCTGCCGGAGAAACGTGGTTCTCAGCATCGACAACGACAAGACCAACGAGGAGGACTTGCACAAGAGCGTCACCAAGGCCAAGAAGCTGCTCGAGCCTTATGGCGCCTTGCTCGTCGAGTACACCAGCTACGCCGACGCTTCGTCGGTGCCAGGACACTACGTCATTTACTGGGAGATCAGGAACTGCTCGCCGACGGCGGTGGCTCCGTCGCTGGAGGTGCTCCGGGAATGCTGCGCCGCCATGGAGGAGGAGCTGGATTACGTGTACCGACGGTGCCGGGCCCACGACAAGTCGGTGGGACCGCTGGAGATCCGGGTGGTGAAGCCAGGGACATTCGAAGCGTTGATGGATTTGTTCATCGAGCAGGGAGGATCCATTAACCAGTACAAGACGCCGAGGTGCATCAAATCGAATAATGCGGCTTTGAAGCTGCTTGATTCCAGTGTGAAGGCTTGCTTCTTTAGCCCTAGAGATCCAATGTGGAAACCTTGAAAGAGTTAATAATTGTTTCTGGGTCGATCATTTTAAtcactagctagctagctagggttcATCAATACCCTTATTGTTTCCTTTTGTTAATTCACCAACTGTTTGGAAGATTCAGTGGCTAAAATAATGTCGTGGGACTTTCGTTTTTCAATCGGAAGAGccaatattttatacatatatatatatatgtatctcaCTACTACTGTTAAATTCATCAactgtttgtttatttatattctgATTCAGATGAGTTATATAAGTTCAATATTGTTAACCACATACAAAGCCAGTATATAACTTGAGAGCTTTTGAGATTAACAGGAAAGGAAAACACACAAAGCCAAAAGTATGGCTAAAGCTTACATATACGCTATCATGAAGCCTAAGCTAACCAAGTCCAAAAAAACTCAAGATATATACAAGCAATATAAttaaagagacaaaaaaaaagtacaacCAACAAAAGGTCAATAGTAAAAACATAAAGATGAGTACAATTGGaatttggaaaaacaaaaccagcccatatatatgtatgctttGTGTACATAATGATGAATCTTTCCGGATAATTTGGAATTTCTTGAGAGAAAGTAGAGTGACGACCTAGCTAGAGTTGAATCAAAGGATTTTCAAGTCAATCTGAAATGGCCCATCAGTTTGAAATATTGTGTTGGATTCGTCAGCAACTTCAGCACTCTGCCTGGGCGTGCCCCTACATGCGCATGCAACAATTCTCTCATCACTACACTAAAATCAAAAGATTAATGTTTTTgcaataatatataaaacatatgcTAATCTCAGTGGGTATCCATCTTTCTATGTCATAATATCCATTAAGACTAtaccttcctcttttctttctttctttcttttttttttttttttaattattctcaaCCCAATTCATCATCATCCACTCATTCTTTGAATCTCTCTGAAACTTTATCTCTTCCTTTTGCCAAAAAGTTGAACCCTAGTGGCAGGTATATGTTAGCTGCATGTATGCTACTGGGATGTGATAGATATCCACTTGTACATTCAATGTGCATGTGTCAAAACCAAATTATCTTCATGAACATGAAGGAAGCAGCACTAAAATATATGGGAGAGAGACAATTGTTTATTGGTGTGAGtcaaaagataaaagagaattttttttagaaatatgattaattatttagtaaGTCTCTCTTATATATCAAGCATCATATATAGACTTCTATCATGTTAAATTTGTTGACTATATAATTAAGGCACTATCAAATTATAAGAGATGATAAAAGTAACATCATTAAGATTCAAACATTCAAGATTAATTAACAATTTTATCACCTACCAATAACTAATTAGACCATACCACACTATAATACTAATTACTCATTTTCTTTATGAAATGAAAAccctttaattttaaaacttcccGTGATCAtgctcaaatatatatatgcacatctCAACCAACAATGTCAACACATCCAACCATAATTGATGGGGAATTACTTTATCCTATAAATTCATCAAATGTGGGGGCTGGTTCTCAACATTTAGTCTATCTT
This genomic stretch from Diospyros lotus cultivar Yz01 chromosome 1, ASM1463336v1, whole genome shotgun sequence harbors:
- the LOC127812483 gene encoding putative indole-3-acetic acid-amido synthetase GH3.9, whose translation is MDGKRLEYKGEEALKELEKLTGKADEVQESILREILARNGETEYLKKYMAGSSDVLEFKRRVPVITYNGVRPYIQRIANGEDSSLISGHPITEMLCSSGTSAGEPKMMPSIAEDLDRRTFLYNLIMPIMNQYISGLDEGKAMFLYFVKSEMSTPCGLPARTVLTSYYKSKHFKCRSRDPFNDFTSPDQAILSSDSKQSMYCQLLAGLLHRRQVLRLGAVFASAFLRAISFLEDNWPDLCQDIRTGQLNPSITDAECRSAMSVVLSAPDPELAGEIEAICGQSSWKGIVCRLWPKAKYIEAVVTGTMAQYIPSLEYYTNGELPLVCTMYASSECYFGVNLKPLCEPSEVVFTLLPNMGYFEFIPLGENGTLFMDLDEEDEVPKDKLVDLVEVRLGCYYELVVTTFAGLYRYRIGDVLQVTGFHHRAPQFRFICRRNVVLSIDNDKTNEEDLHKSVTKAKKLLEPYGALLVEYTSYADASSVPGHYVIYWEIRNCSPTAVAPSLEVLRECCAAMEEELDYVYRRCRAHDKSVGPLEIRVVKPGTFEALMDLFIEQGGSINQYKTPRCIKSNNAALKLLDSSVKACFFSPRDPMWKP